The sequence CCGATGGGGAAAAGGCCGACAGCTTGGCCGGGGATAAAACGCAAGGCTTTGGCCTGTTCGAGCCTGTCTACATGCCGGAGGGCGTAAAACTCAAAGATATGAAAGACATTAAACTGGGCGACCAGCCAGCCGTTTTGCTCAGATACGAGGGAGACTATAACTATACGATTATGGAAGCGCGCCCGGAGGAACAGACGGTGACGGCAATGACCGGAGATGTCGTTGATTTGGGATATACGATCGGAATACTGATGGGCGAGGACGAACTGAAAACGTTGGCCTGGATGCACGACGGCGTGGAATTCAGACTTTCCTCGGGAGATTTGCCGGTCGCGGAGATGATCAAAGTCGCCCAATCCGTCGCCAACCAAATTGGCAAATAATACACTGCCAAAGAAACGAATCGGCGCCGGGAAGTTCATTGACAGCGGCCGTATGAGCCAGTAACATTAATCTGATGGCAACAAACGTGGCATTACGGCGAAGAAGGTGAACTTTTAGTGGATTCGTTTTTTCGGCCGACTTGGGTGGAAATCTCGCTGGACGCCCTTCGTGCCAATATCTCGGCGTTTCGCCGGATACTTCCCGCTGAGATGAAAATGATGGCCGTGGTCAAAGCCGACGCTTATGGGCACGGCTTGACGGAAATCGCGGCGGAAGCGGCAGACGCCGGAATGGATTATATCGGGGTGGCATTTTTCGATGAAGCGCTGAAACTGCGCCGATCCGGCTTCACCGTGCCGCTTTTGGTGCTCGGTTACACGCCGCCGGAGGCCGTCGCCCTCGCGCTTCAACATGATATTACCATTACGATTTACAGCGACGATTTGCTTCCCGCGTTGCGGGAAGTCGGCAAAACGGCGGCGGCCGCGGGAAAATCGGTAAAAGTCCATATCAAGCTGGATACGGGGATGGGCAGAATCGGGCAGTTTGAGCAGTCGGCGGCCATTGCCTATATTGCCCAAACGCTGGCGCTGCCCGGCGTTAAGGTGGAAGGCCTGTTTACCCATTACGCCTGCGCCGACGAACGGGACAAAACCTACACGTACGAACAGCATCGCAAATTCGCCGGGATTGTCGATCATTTTGCCGCGCAAGGCGTGCGTTTCCCCTTGCTGCATGCCGGAAACAGCGCGACGGGCATCGAATTGCCCGCATTATCCTGGAACATGCTGCGTCTTGGCATCAGCATGTACGGCTTTTATCCTTCCGTTACGGTCGATCATAACAAAATTCACCTGGAACCGGTCATGAGTTTTAAAACAAAACCCGTGATGATCAAAACGCTTCCTCCGGGATCGGGCGTCAGTTACGGCGCTACTTATGTCACCAAAACATCCGAGAAAATCGCGACTCTGCCGGTCGGTTACGGCGACGGGTACACGAGGCTGTTGACCGGGCGGGCGGAAGTGCTGATTCGCGGGCGGCGCGCGCCCCTCGTCGGGCGCATATGCATGGATCAGTGCATGGTCGATATTTCCCATCTGGGGGACGTATCGTTGCAGGACGAGGTCGTATTGTTCGGCAAACAGGGAGACAACGTCATCAGCGCGGATGAACTGGCGCAAAAATTGGGCACGATCAACTATGAAATCCTGTGCATGGTGTCGGCGCGAGTGCCTAGAGTATATGTAAGAAACGGCCAGGTCGTGAAAACCGTCAACCACTTGTTGGAATAAAATGGCCCTGGCTACATTTGGCAGAAAAAAGATCGGCAATTGAAACAGGAATTTTTGCGGCTTTGGCGAATGTATAAGTTTAGACTTTGCATATATTTGTTTTTGTATAAAAATGTTCCTCAATCGTCATAATGGTATTATCGGACTGGAAACGCAGTGGAGGTGCTTTTTTGGTGACCAACGTGCAGAATACGAAGAGGATCATGATCAGTTTGCCGGACTACTTGTTGCAGGAGGTAGATGGTGTGGTCGAAAGCGAGAACTCCAATCGCAGCGAGTTGATCCGCAAAGCGATGAAGCTGTACCTGCTCGAACGAAAAAAACGGCACCTTCGGGAAACGATGCAGCGCGGCTATATGGAAATGGCCAAAATAAACCTTCATATTTCCGTAGAGTCATTTCAAGCGGAGGAAGACGCGGATGGTACCCTTGACCGCCTAGTAAGCGGGGTGTAAAAT is a genomic window of Bacilli bacterium containing:
- the alr gene encoding alanine racemase, with the protein product MDSFFRPTWVEISLDALRANISAFRRILPAEMKMMAVVKADAYGHGLTEIAAEAADAGMDYIGVAFFDEALKLRRSGFTVPLLVLGYTPPEAVALALQHDITITIYSDDLLPALREVGKTAAAAGKSVKVHIKLDTGMGRIGQFEQSAAIAYIAQTLALPGVKVEGLFTHYACADERDKTYTYEQHRKFAGIVDHFAAQGVRFPLLHAGNSATGIELPALSWNMLRLGISMYGFYPSVTVDHNKIHLEPVMSFKTKPVMIKTLPPGSGVSYGATYVTKTSEKIATLPVGYGDGYTRLLTGRAEVLIRGRRAPLVGRICMDQCMVDISHLGDVSLQDEVVLFGKQGDNVISADELAQKLGTINYEILCMVSARVPRVYVRNGQVVKTVNHLLE
- a CDS encoding antitoxin is translated as MVLSDWKRSGGAFLVTNVQNTKRIMISLPDYLLQEVDGVVESENSNRSELIRKAMKLYLLERKKRHLRETMQRGYMEMAKINLHISVESFQAEEDADGTLDRLVSGV